CGACAGtgtatttacaaaaacaagaaaccaattTGTAGTATTCAAACTCgaaaaaatctctcaaataaaaaaatttaattattttcttttttatatattcatatacaagCAACAAATGACAAAAATGCTCCCTCTAACTGTGAAAATGCACTGAATCATAAATTAACCAATATATGGACTTATTATAGAAACCCCCCCCCCAAATCTCTCACCCAACACCATATTATTGACTATATATGTTACTCTCATATCGACTCTGTTCCATCGACTCTGCTTCTCTTGCTCCGGTGCTTTCCATATCGGTGGCGCCTAGGGATTCCACCAAACGTGACTGGATCATAAACCCTAAGCCTTTGAGCCTCAGCGGGATTTACCACACACTCTGATAAAGCAACCTTGTACCTTGTCCGATCGTAGCAATACGAGTAAGTCATGTGTTTCCTTCTGAAAATATCCATTTTACTCCTCTGTGATGGGGTGATCTCCTGTGCCGCACGGATATCCTCGGCCGCTCCTTCATCACACCTCGGAAACTGCTCGATTGGGTCCACAGGGCAGCCGTGAAGGACTAGATCAGAGAACCGTGCAATGTAAGGCGCATATTTGTAGTTTACACCGTACTTGCCACCATTAGTCGCCCATTTAGAACCGTCCCATATTGTTGTGTATAGAGACATCGGCTTTGATGGGAAGTCACCGCCCATTGAAGCTGTACGTTTGACCTCTCTGATCGGAACATTGTCTACAAAGAATCTGCATAACCAAAAAGAACAACTCTgatcataaaaaataataacgaGGGACAAGGATTCAATTagctataaagaaaaaaacatatgtccGTTAAGTAAGTTTGATTTTGATCAATATCCTAAAACTGTAAGCATagaaatataacatttttgGCATAAAAAAATATCCAGCTTTTGATGAACTAAGTAAAAAGATTCTCAACTTGTGATTTTTGGACccccaaaggaaaaaaaacatactctTCTCTATGGGGTCATTGTTGATGCCAAAAAATCGAAAGCTGTAAACCATTTTGGGGGCTCACACACACTTGAAATTGACAGGAACAATACAACCAAAAGCAAATGATGTCCCCAAGCATCACAAAACTTTCCAcaacaaggaaaaaaattaataccCAACCAAGAAATGTGTAGcaatttttatcaacaaaaaagatCCGCCCATCATTAAAAACCCCACTTGAGTTTCCTTAAATAGAAGATGACATTATTGAATCCAGAAAGCTTAAATTCAAAATGGGGTCTAGAGCCTAATCTCATTTCAAAACTCTTAATTGAGTTAATAACAAACACAGAGATTAAGAGAGACTTTTAGTTTATACTTACATGATGTGAGAATCAGACCAGAGGATACTGTATTGATGAAAATCTTCAGTTGGATCAAACCAGAGAttatatctctcttctcttcctaaaTGAGTGCTTCCATTACCGTAAATGTTTGTCTGAATCCTCCATTCTTTTCCTCTAATGTTACcaagaaactcaaaatcaatcTCATCATGGTTCTTCTCATACATATCTCCATTGGACATCTGAAACCATAccaacccaaaataaaaatcattattactTAATACTAATCCCAAATCAATAGTGaaattaatcatatttatgGAAAAAAGATCCTTATTTGGTTAATCCTAACAATACCCAACAGCTACAAAACTGTGAATCTAAGCTAAATTAAGGGTTTTGAACTTACATAAAAGGCAACAACAACACCAGCTGAATAATCAGAAGGTAATTTGATAGAAGCACTGAAGAACCCATGCAAGTAAAGATCATTTGAAGCAAACCCAGAacctataaaataaactaaatcatcatcatcatcatcatcactaaaccgagaagaacaatgaaaaagatcaaataaaaaaaaaacagaggaagattaaaaaaaaaagaatcgtaCCGCTTCTTTCATCGAGCGTTAACCGGACAGATTTGCCATCTTTATGAACAAACAAGTTCTTGTCACCGAAAAGCTGAGTGTAACCTTCTTCAAAAGATGTGATTGGAAGGTTTTGAATAGCGAACCCAGAAACTAAACCGGAAAACAGAGACATGAAAACCAAGAAACGACTCAAAGTTTCCATCTTTTGTACTAAAACGCTtctgtgtgtgtatgtgtagATTGATAGCGTTAAGAGATGATAGCTTGCGTAGGAAAGCTATGGaggtttagagagagagagagaaggagacgaAAGGCtcaatgaaagagagagagagagtgaataTGGATTCCATCTGTCTTTTGGGTTGTttatattttcgatttttttttcctttttctgtaaTCATGatta
The sequence above is drawn from the Camelina sativa cultivar DH55 unplaced genomic scaffold, Cs unpScaffold00704, whole genome shotgun sequence genome and encodes:
- the LOC104773877 gene encoding probable xyloglucan endotransglucosylase/hydrolase protein 27, with protein sequence METLSRFLVFMSLFSGLVSGFAIQNLPITSFEEGYTQLFGDKNLFVHKDGKSVRLTLDERSGSGFASNDLYLHGFFSASIKLPSDYSAGVVVAFYMSNGDMYEKNHDEIDFEFLGNIRGKEWRIQTNIYGNGSTHLGREERYNLWFDPTEDFHQYSILWSDSHIIFFVDNVPIREVKRTASMGGDFPSKPMSLYTTIWDGSKWATNGGKYGVNYKYAPYIARFSDLVLHGCPVDPIEQFPRCDEGAAEDIRAAQEITPSQRSKMDIFRRKHMTYSYCYDRTRYKVALSECVVNPAEAQRLRVYDPVTFGGIPRRHRYGKHRSKRSRVDGTESI